One genomic window of Coffea eugenioides isolate CCC68of chromosome 1, Ceug_1.0, whole genome shotgun sequence includes the following:
- the LOC113783376 gene encoding indole-3-glycerol phosphate synthase, chloroplastic-like, with translation MTKICKLLGLTPLVEVHDEREMDRVLGIDGIELIGINNRNLETFKVDISNTKNLLQGERGRIIRERGIIVVGESGLFTPADIAYVQEAGVKAINAIHTSFWKIS, from the exons ATGACTAAGATCTGCAAATTGCTTGGTTTAACACCACTTGTGGAG GTACATGATGAGAGGGAGATGGATCGTGTTCTTGGGATTGATGGGATTGAACTTATTGGAATAAACAACCGTAACCTCG AAACATTTAAGGTTGACATCAGCAATACTAAAAATCTTCTTCAAGGAGAACGTGGGAGAATAATCCGAGAAAGAGGCATAATT GTCGTTGGTGAGTCTGGACTTTTTACACCTGCTGATATTGCATACGTGCAAGAAGCTGGCGTCAAAGCG ataaatgctattcatactagcttttggaagatatct